A window of the Dunckerocampus dactyliophorus isolate RoL2022-P2 chromosome 21, RoL_Ddac_1.1, whole genome shotgun sequence genome harbors these coding sequences:
- the LOC129173890 gene encoding ATP synthase subunit a-like: MFFCLQCMFFRLQDFFVYYIFLFTVYVFLFIMFFCLQDMFFHLLYMFSCLQCMFFHLQDFFYVFLFTVCFLFRGYVFLFIFLFIMFFCLQYMFFVYKICFFCLLCFLFTGYVFSFIIYVFLFTVHVFLFTGFFLLCFFVYSICFFCLLCFLLNVFVYRICFFVYKIFFCLLYVFLFTGYVFSFIICFCLQDMFFCLLFFFVYRICFFVYLFFFTGYVFSFIYVFCLQDVFFVFYMFFGYSICFLFIRCFFVYYMFVLFTGYVFSFIICFLFTRYVYLFTVYFFCLQDMFFCLLYVFLFTVYVFLFFMFFCLQYMFFVYKICFCLLCVFLFTVYVFVYKICFCLLCVFLFTVYVFVYKICFFVYVGFFCLQYMFFHLLYMLFVYIACFFVNRIWFFFSFITCVLRL, translated from the coding sequence atgtttttttgtttacagtgcatgttttttcgtttacaggatttttttgtttattatatttttttgtttacagtatatgtttttttgtttattatgtttttttgtttacaggatatgttttttcatttattatatatgttttcttgtttacagtgcatgttttttcatttacaggattttttttatgtttttttgtttacagtatgttttttgtttagaggatatgtttttttgtttatttttttgtttattatgtttttttgtttacaatatatgttttttgtttacaagatatgttttttttgtttattatgttttttgtttacaggatatgttttttcatttattatatatgttttcttgtttacagtgcatgtttttttgtttacaggattttttttgttatgtttttttgtttacagtatatgttttttttgtttattatgttttttgttaaatgtttttgtttacaggatatgtttttttgtttacaagatttttttttgtttattatatgtttttttgtttacaggatatgttttttcatttattatatgtttttgtttacaagatatgtttttttgtttattatttttttttgtttacaggatatgtttttttgtttatttatttttttttacaggatatgttttttcatttatatatgttttttgtttacaagatgttttttttgttttttatatgttttttggttacagtatatgttttttgtttataagatgtttttttgtttattatatgtttgttttgtttacaggatatgttttttcatttattatatgttttttgtttacaagatatgtttatttgtttacagtatattttttttgtttacaggatatgtttttttgtttattatatgtttttttgtttacagtatatgtttttttgttttttatgtttttttgtttacagtatatgttttttgtttacaagatatgtttttgtttattatgtgtttttttgtttacagtatatgtttttgtttacaagatatgtttttgtttattatgtgtttttttgtttacagtatatgtttttgtttacaagatatgtttttttgtttatgtggggtttttttgtttacagtatatgttttttcatttattatatatgctttttgtttatattgcatgttttttcGTTAACAGgatatggttttttttttcgtttattacatgtgttttaaggctgtaa